A single Penaeus chinensis breed Huanghai No. 1 chromosome 7, ASM1920278v2, whole genome shotgun sequence DNA region contains:
- the LOC125027168 gene encoding uncharacterized protein LOC125027168, translating into MGSSTCGRRGLTSTRYLNVPEVSATHSASAAAMKLFVAVLSLAALTWAQDRPECLCGAFISTANSEYQVHRLPPIDTNDCDDEKLCAVLCAAEWDKLTANGDLDHVMENGVTVGQEACRAMEAHGHPNLGPHDVYAYYNICHGPWIFDGEMSQQPLCCVDGTYPGNCDSFTRPPTK; encoded by the exons ATGGGAAGTTCCACCTGTGGCCGACGAGGCCTTACATCGACGAGGTACTTAAACGTGCCCGAAGTGTCCGCTACTCATTCCGCCTCCGCTGCCGCCATGAAGCTGTTCGTTGCAGTCCTCTCCCTTGCTGCCCTCACCTG GGCCCAGGACAGGCCAGAATGCCTATGCGGGGCCTTTATCAGTACAGCCAACAGCGAGTATCAGGTCCATCGCCTCCCTCCCATCGACACGAACGACTGCGATGACGAAAAGCTGTGCGCCGTCCTTTGCGCTGCGGAG TGGGATAAGTTGACAGCAAATGGAGACCTGGATCACGTGATGGAAAACGGCGTGACGGTCGGCCAGGAGGCTTGTCGGGCCATGGAGGCACACGGGCATCCCAACCTTGGCCCTCACGAC GTCTACGCCTACTACAACATCTGCCACGGGCCCTGGATCTTCGACGGCGAGATGAGTCAGCAGCCCCTCTGCTGCGTCGACGGCACCTACCCCGGCAACTGCGACTCTTTCACCCGACCTCCTACGAAATAA
- the LOC125027169 gene encoding uncharacterized protein LOC125027169 yields the protein MAPKCSSCRGLFDSCKRLPLLLPNCGHTCCKACLVRLVQHRGYLCSVCRTKQGVSDVDDLHVNHSLLEEILSMGEETPEPPSADEAACTRHPGVRLAFWCITCRSALCGECVVEMHPRPEHQVARFQEVMVERRRHVQTALQTVIDDIEKTTKDCQKEGEDTGAHNKALEDLSQTILESALKLVLAATILESQRIDVKDDERKFKKLEETACRMFCDIPRDISGWAGIKVLQTYAKEVEEFKHNVYKNISAKETHRNLHYNASKETAKAVAANCNELIKQVTSQWPDRHMTLEKAGGLRARLQYADKRLHFHCPQKASKDETIMQMKHWSLLQCLTTQAQVLVFVDLHDSELGDTKRVYINMTSEHTHSQHFLRLCAGHHKASFLNNALTTKREDSSTVVVVLAALNGIAADKGNETAPIQLQKGNVVSISGEVTQVCVVMEARPGATLACTHLGKVTSGLDAVIKSNGNLAKGKVCVKDCGFAWQI from the exons ATGGCGCCCAAATGCAGCTCATGCCGAGGGCTATTCGACTCCTGCAAGCgactccctctcctgctcccaaaCTGCGGCCACACCTGCTGCAAGGCGTGTCTCGTGCGCCTCGTGCAGCACCGCGGTTACCTGTGCTCCGTCTGCAG GACAAAGCAAGGAGTCTCAGATGTAGACGATCTCCACGTGAATCATTCCCTGCTGGAGGAAATTCTCTCTATG GGTGAAGAAACGCCGGAGCCTCCGAGCGCGGATGAAGCCGCCTGCACGCGGCACCCCGGCGTGCGTCTGGCCTTCTGGTGTATCACGTGCCGCTCCGCCCTGTGTGGGGAGTGCGTTGTGGAGATGCATCCTCGGCCGGAACATCAGGTCGCCCGGTTTCAAGAGGTCATGGTGGAGAGAAGACGCCACGTGCAGACGGCGCTGCAGACGGTCATTGACGACATTGAGAAAACGACGAAGGACTgccagaaagaaggggaggacaCTGGCGCCCACAACAAGGCTCTCGAGGACCTTTCCCAGACAATCCTGGAAAGTGCGCTGAAGTTAGTGCTTGCCGCAACCATTCTCGAGAGCCAGAGAATCGACGTCAAAGACGATGAAAGAAAGTTTAAGAAGCTTGAAGAAACTGCATGCAGAATGTTCTGTGACATCCCTCGAGACATCTCGGGATGGGCTGGCATTAAGGTTCTTCAGACGTATGCAAAGGAGGTAGAGGAGTTCAAACACAACGTATATAAGAACATCAGCGCTAAAGAAACGCACAGAAATCTACACTATAACGCTTCCAAAGAAACCGCGAAAGCCGTGGCAGCGAATTGCAACGAACTCATTAAGCAG GTCACGTCGCAATGGCCCGACCGTCACATGACACTAGAGAAGGCTGGAGGGTTGCGAGCAAGGCTTCAATATGCGGACAAGCGGCTTCACTTTCACTGCCCCCAAAAAGCTTCAAAGGATGAGACGATAATGCAGATGAAG CACTGGAGCCTCCTGCAGTGCCTAACGACACAAGCGCAGGTGCTCGTCTTCGTCGACCTGCACGACAGTGAGCTCGGAGACACGAAAAGGGTGTACATCAACATGACGTCGGAGCACACCCACAGTCAACACTTCCTGCGCCTCTGCGCCGGCCACCACAAGGCGTCCTTCCTGAACAATGCGCTGACGACAAAG CGTGAAGACAGCAGTACAGTCGTTGTCGTGCTGGCAGCCCTGAATGGAATCGCGGCGGATAAAGGGAATGAAACAGCACCGATACAGCTGCAGAAAG GAAATGTGGTGTCCATATCGGGAGAAGTGACACAGGTGTGTGTCGTGATGGAGGCCAGGCCAGGGGCGACCTTGGCTTGCACCCATTTAGGAAAGGTCACATCGGGACTAGATGCGGTCATCAAGAGCAACGGCAATCTTGCCAAAGGAAAAGTTTGTGTCAAAGACTGTGGGTTTGCGTGGCAAATTTAG